The following proteins come from a genomic window of Achromobacter deleyi:
- a CDS encoding IclR family transcriptional regulator → MSVKTALRVIEIIETYAREKRALPLSELARLLDVPVSSCLALIRTLTGLGYLYETGRRQGYYPTGRLLAMAQRIARADPVLDRVYPSLVELRDATRETVVFAKLTQDGRVVYLDVLDSPHTIRYAPVAGEFKDVHANSLGKALMSLMDEPARDALLGGGPLTRYNERTLVTRDAVLQDLALSRQRGWFMNSGESIPDVGAIAWPVTLSGEHYAISVGGPIYRIEPCQEEYARILRAACTGLEQQS, encoded by the coding sequence ATGAGTGTCAAGACGGCGTTGCGAGTCATCGAAATCATCGAAACCTATGCCCGGGAGAAGCGCGCACTGCCCCTGTCGGAACTGGCCCGGCTGCTGGACGTGCCGGTATCTAGCTGCCTGGCCCTGATCCGCACCCTGACGGGCCTGGGCTACCTCTATGAAACCGGACGCCGTCAGGGCTACTACCCGACCGGGCGCCTGCTGGCGATGGCGCAGCGCATCGCCCGTGCCGACCCGGTGCTGGACCGGGTCTATCCCAGCCTGGTTGAATTAAGGGACGCAACCCGGGAAACCGTCGTATTCGCCAAGCTGACGCAGGACGGCAGGGTGGTCTACCTGGACGTGCTGGATTCCCCGCACACGATCCGGTACGCGCCGGTTGCCGGCGAGTTCAAGGACGTACACGCCAATTCGCTGGGCAAAGCGCTCATGTCGCTGATGGATGAGCCGGCGCGGGACGCGCTGCTCGGCGGCGGGCCGCTGACACGCTACAACGAGCGCACGCTGGTCACCCGCGACGCGGTCCTGCAGGATCTGGCGCTGTCGCGCCAGCGCGGCTGGTTCATGAACAGCGGCGAGTCGATTCCCGACGTCGGCGCCATTGCCTGGCCGGTGACGCTCTCGGGCGAGCACTACGCCATCTCCGTGGGCGGCCCGATCTACCGGATCGAGCCGTGCCAGGAGGAATACGCCCGCATCCTGCGGGCGGCCTGCACGGGGCTGGAACAGCAGTCCTGA
- a CDS encoding CaiB/BaiF CoA transferase family protein: protein MTMSAAASPQAAGPLAGVRILDLSSVVMGPYATQVLADLGANVIKVESPAGDNMRAVGPMRNPGMGHLYLHLNRNKRSVVLDLKTPEGREACLRLAETCDALLYNIRPQAMARLGLSYEAVAARNPRIVYLGAYGFGEAGPYAGRPAYDDLIQGQTGIAALAAQQSGDVPRYAPLTLADRAVGLHVGIALVSAVLHARASGQGQQVEIPMFEGMAHLVLGDHLGGATFEPPLGPTGYARLLAPHRRPYATADGYICLLIYNDKHWRNFFALIGQPELAQDPRFHTHGARAAHIDEVYAFVADVIRTRASQDWLRELADADIPASQLYTVDDLLLDEHLAATGFVQDHQHPTEGRLRTPAPLGRYQGTPTAIRRPAPTLGQHSREVLAEAGYAPAGIDALFANRITQDGTD, encoded by the coding sequence ATGACGATGTCCGCCGCCGCTTCCCCGCAGGCCGCCGGCCCCCTTGCCGGCGTGCGCATCCTGGACCTCAGTTCGGTCGTGATGGGTCCCTACGCCACCCAGGTGCTGGCCGACCTGGGCGCCAACGTCATCAAGGTCGAATCGCCCGCCGGCGACAACATGCGGGCCGTCGGCCCGATGCGCAATCCGGGCATGGGCCACCTGTACCTGCACCTGAACCGCAACAAGCGCTCGGTGGTGCTGGACCTGAAGACGCCGGAAGGCCGCGAGGCCTGCCTGCGCCTGGCCGAGACCTGCGACGCCCTGCTCTACAACATCCGCCCCCAGGCCATGGCGCGCCTGGGCCTGTCGTACGAGGCAGTGGCGGCGCGCAACCCGCGCATCGTCTACCTGGGCGCCTATGGCTTCGGCGAGGCCGGCCCCTACGCCGGCCGGCCCGCCTACGACGACCTGATCCAGGGCCAGACCGGCATCGCCGCGCTGGCGGCGCAGCAGAGCGGCGACGTGCCGCGCTACGCGCCGCTGACGCTGGCCGACCGCGCCGTGGGCCTGCACGTGGGCATCGCGCTGGTGTCGGCGGTGCTGCACGCCCGCGCCAGCGGCCAGGGCCAGCAGGTCGAGATCCCGATGTTCGAGGGCATGGCGCATCTGGTGCTGGGCGACCACCTGGGCGGAGCCACCTTCGAGCCGCCGCTCGGCCCCACCGGCTACGCCCGGCTGCTGGCGCCGCACCGCCGGCCCTACGCCACCGCCGACGGCTATATCTGCCTGCTGATCTACAACGACAAGCATTGGCGCAACTTCTTCGCGCTGATCGGCCAGCCGGAACTGGCGCAGGATCCGCGCTTTCACACCCATGGCGCCCGCGCGGCCCACATCGACGAGGTCTACGCCTTCGTTGCCGACGTCATCCGCACCCGCGCCAGCCAGGACTGGCTGCGCGAGCTGGCGGACGCAGACATCCCGGCCTCGCAGCTCTACACGGTCGACGACCTGCTGCTGGACGAGCACCTGGCCGCCACCGGCTTCGTGCAGGACCACCAGCACCCGACCGAGGGCCGCCTGCGCACGCCCGCCCCGCTCGGCCGCTACCAGGGCACGCCGACCGCCATCCGGCGCCCCGCGCCGACGCTGGGCCAGCACAGCCGCGAGGTGCTGGCCGAGGCCGGCTACGCCCCCGCCGGCATCGACGCGCTCTTTGCCAATCGCATCACCCAGGATGGAACCGACTGA
- the folC gene encoding bifunctional tetrahydrofolate synthase/dihydrofolate synthase, protein MSSAQKPAAGATLSDWLQYLESIHATAIDMGLERVREVAARMSLELPGVKFVVGGTNGKGSTCSMLESILLAAGYKVGLYTSPHLIDFNERARVNGQIASDEALIEQFIAVEAARGETSLTYFEFTTLAILRLFSQSRLDAVVLEVGLGGRLDAVNIIDADCAVVTSVDLDHIEYLGDTREKIGFEKAHIYRAGRPAICADPVPPQSLLDYVEQIGADLWLFSRDYNYSGDRQQWAYGGREQRRSALAYPALRGANQLLNASAALAALESVRDRLPVPQQAVRQGLLQASLPGRFQILPGQPTVILDVAHNPHAAAVLAQNLDNMGFHPYTYAVFGMLNDKDLAGVLAKIGTRIDHWFCAGLPGPRGGSGEHLAERVAAGLPAAPAGAEAPGVSAYPDPAQAFAAARERAGENDRIVVFGSFLTVASVLQSLGRKA, encoded by the coding sequence ATGTCTTCTGCCCAAAAGCCCGCCGCCGGCGCCACCCTGTCCGATTGGCTGCAGTACCTGGAATCGATCCACGCCACCGCGATCGACATGGGCCTGGAGCGCGTGCGGGAAGTGGCCGCGCGCATGAGCCTGGAACTGCCGGGCGTGAAGTTCGTGGTGGGCGGCACCAACGGCAAGGGCTCGACCTGCTCGATGCTGGAGTCGATCCTGCTGGCCGCGGGTTACAAGGTCGGGCTGTACACCTCGCCGCATCTCATCGATTTCAACGAGCGCGCGCGCGTCAACGGCCAGATCGCCTCGGACGAGGCCCTGATCGAGCAGTTCATCGCGGTCGAGGCCGCGCGCGGCGAGACGTCCCTGACGTACTTCGAATTCACCACGCTGGCGATCCTGCGCCTGTTCTCGCAATCGCGCCTGGACGCGGTGGTGCTGGAAGTCGGCCTGGGCGGCCGCCTGGACGCCGTCAACATCATCGACGCCGACTGTGCCGTCGTCACCAGCGTCGACCTGGACCACATCGAATACCTGGGCGACACGCGCGAGAAGATCGGCTTCGAAAAGGCCCATATCTATCGCGCCGGCCGGCCAGCCATCTGTGCCGATCCGGTGCCGCCGCAGTCGCTGCTCGATTACGTCGAGCAGATCGGCGCCGACCTGTGGCTGTTCAGCCGCGACTACAACTATTCCGGCGACCGCCAGCAGTGGGCCTATGGCGGCCGCGAGCAGCGCCGCAGCGCGCTGGCCTATCCGGCGCTGCGCGGCGCCAACCAGCTGCTGAACGCGTCGGCGGCGCTGGCCGCGCTGGAATCGGTGCGCGACCGCCTGCCGGTGCCGCAGCAGGCGGTGCGCCAGGGCCTGCTGCAGGCTTCGCTGCCGGGCCGTTTCCAGATCCTGCCGGGCCAGCCCACGGTGATCCTGGACGTGGCCCATAACCCGCACGCCGCCGCGGTGCTGGCCCAGAACCTCGACAACATGGGCTTCCACCCCTACACCTACGCGGTGTTCGGCATGCTCAACGACAAGGACCTGGCCGGCGTGCTGGCCAAGATCGGCACCCGCATCGACCACTGGTTCTGCGCCGGCCTGCCGGGGCCGCGCGGCGGCTCCGGCGAACACCTGGCCGAACGGGTTGCCGCCGGCCTGCCGGCCGCGCCCGCCGGGGCCGAGGCGCCTGGCGTCTCGGCCTACCCCGATCCCGCCCAGGCCTTTGCCGCGGCGCGCGAACGGGCAGGGGAGAATGATAGAATCGTGGTGTTCGGATCATTTCTCACCGTGGCCTCGGTTTTGCAGTCTCTGGGTCGCAAGGCGTAG
- a CDS encoding flagellar protein FlaG, producing MAVTPLAPATFAPVPIAAVPVAADPSVTVAPPAASTNSSGADSATSEQSNSQKLPLDKALDEINEQMKAWSTQLQFEVDPDVHQVVVSVVDAKSGDVIRTIPSEAVLKIAKMIVNMQGNGIKTSA from the coding sequence ATGGCCGTAACCCCCTTAGCCCCCGCTACGTTCGCACCAGTGCCAATCGCGGCCGTGCCCGTCGCCGCAGATCCATCCGTCACCGTCGCCCCGCCCGCTGCCAGCACCAATAGCAGCGGCGCCGATTCCGCGACGTCGGAGCAGTCGAATTCGCAGAAGCTGCCTCTCGACAAGGCGCTCGACGAAATCAACGAGCAGATGAAGGCGTGGTCGACCCAGTTGCAGTTCGAGGTCGACCCGGACGTACACCAGGTGGTGGTGTCGGTGGTCGACGCCAAATCGGGGGACGTCATACGCACCATCCCCAGCGAAGCCGTGCTCAAGATCGCCAAAATGATCGTGAACATGCAGGGAAATGGCATCAAGACTTCGGCTTGA
- a CDS encoding Bug family tripartite tricarboxylate transporter substrate binding protein, which translates to MRLLRLLGATLVGGAAALPLPAAHAADYPNKPITLIVPFPAGSGTDAVGRIFGAELSTILGQQIVVENKPGANATIAASYVARAKPDGYTLFVTTNTSHSAAPWLMKNIPYDPVKDFTPIARGGNLPFILVANPKRPWKTVADLVADARQHPGRITYASGNSTGIVAGATLANRAKIDILHVPYKGTPQGLTDVVGGQVDFMFTDLASGLPFVQSGQLRALAVSTAERSAIVPDLPSMAESGVPDFDLNSWNGYFGPAGMPPEVVAKLNAAIKQVVAKPDVRKRLAGLGFDAFSSSPEAFGQFVGEQRDLWGKLIRDAGIEQQ; encoded by the coding sequence ATGCGACTACTACGCCTGTTGGGCGCCACCCTGGTCGGCGGCGCCGCTGCGCTACCCCTGCCCGCGGCCCACGCCGCCGACTATCCGAACAAACCCATCACCCTGATCGTGCCGTTCCCGGCCGGTTCCGGCACCGACGCGGTTGGCCGCATCTTCGGCGCCGAGCTGTCGACCATCCTGGGCCAGCAGATCGTGGTGGAGAACAAGCCCGGCGCCAACGCCACCATCGCCGCCAGCTACGTGGCGCGCGCCAAGCCGGACGGCTACACGCTGTTCGTGACCACCAATACCTCGCATTCGGCCGCCCCCTGGCTGATGAAGAACATCCCCTACGATCCGGTCAAGGATTTCACCCCCATCGCGCGCGGTGGCAACCTGCCCTTCATCCTGGTCGCCAACCCCAAGCGGCCGTGGAAGACGGTGGCCGACCTGGTCGCCGACGCGCGCCAGCATCCGGGCCGCATCACCTACGCCAGCGGCAACAGCACCGGCATCGTGGCCGGCGCCACCCTGGCCAACCGCGCCAAGATCGACATCCTGCACGTGCCCTATAAAGGCACGCCGCAGGGCCTGACCGACGTGGTCGGAGGCCAGGTCGATTTCATGTTCACCGATCTGGCGTCCGGGCTGCCGTTCGTGCAGTCGGGCCAGTTGCGGGCGCTGGCGGTGTCCACCGCCGAGCGCAGCGCCATCGTGCCGGACCTGCCCTCCATGGCCGAGTCGGGCGTGCCGGATTTCGACCTGAATTCGTGGAACGGCTACTTCGGCCCGGCCGGCATGCCGCCCGAGGTGGTGGCCAAGCTCAACGCCGCCATCAAGCAGGTGGTGGCCAAGCCCGACGTGCGCAAGCGCCTGGCGGGCCTGGGCTTTGACGCTTTCTCCAGCTCGCCGGAGGCCTTCGGCCAGTTCGTCGGCGAACAGCGCGACCTGTGGGGCAAGCTGATCCGCGACGCGGGGATCGAGCAGCAATGA
- a CDS encoding M48 family metallopeptidase codes for MKYLTGYPESLLAQARVLLDQGKLGPALRARYPAGAHTVRTDKALYDYVVDLKNTYIRNGAPLSKIAFDSKIHVIQHALGQHTLISRVQGGKLKAKHEIRVATLFKTVPEEFLKMITVHELAHLKEKDHNKAFYNLCQLMEPQYHQYEFDLRLYLTHLEASGDSLW; via the coding sequence ATGAAATACCTGACCGGTTACCCGGAATCGCTGCTGGCGCAGGCCCGCGTATTGCTCGACCAGGGCAAGCTCGGGCCGGCGCTGCGGGCCCGCTATCCCGCCGGCGCGCACACCGTGCGCACCGACAAGGCGCTGTACGACTATGTGGTGGACCTGAAGAACACCTACATCCGCAATGGCGCACCGCTCAGCAAGATCGCGTTCGACAGCAAGATCCACGTGATCCAGCACGCGCTGGGCCAGCACACCCTCATCTCACGGGTCCAGGGCGGCAAGCTCAAGGCCAAGCACGAGATCCGCGTGGCCACGCTGTTCAAGACGGTGCCCGAGGAATTCCTGAAGATGATCACGGTGCACGAACTGGCGCACCTGAAAGAGAAAGACCACAACAAGGCCTTCTACAACCTGTGCCAGCTGATGGAGCCGCAGTACCACCAGTACGAATTCGACCTGCGGCTGTACCTGACCCACCTGGAGGCCAGCGGCGACAGCCTGTGGTGA
- the purF gene encoding amidophosphoribosyltransferase, with product MCGIVGVIGRGPVNQLLYDSLLLLQHRGQDAAGIATSQGNQFNMYKAHGLVRDVFRTRNMRALPGTSGVGQVRYPTAGSSASEEEAQPFYVNAPFGIMFAHNGNLTNWRELRESLYRVDRRHINTNSDSEVLLNVLAHELQSAASGVSLDDDAMFRAVAAVHKRVRGAYAVVAQISGYGLLAFRDPNGIRPLCIGRQETDEGVEWMVASESVALEGSGFAFVRDVEPGEAVFVDLDGRFVSRQCADNPQLVPCIFEYVYFARPDSLIDGVSVYDARLRMGEYLADKVARNMRLGDIDVVMPIPDSSRPAAMQLAARLNLDYREGLIKNRYVGRTFIMPGQAVRRKSVRQKLNAIGMEFKGKNVLLVDDSIVRGTTSREIVDMARAAGANKVYFASAAPPVRFPNVYGIDMPTQSELIATGRSDEEIARAIGADSLIYQDLHDMQQAVRDINPKLSRFEASCFDGEYVTGDITAEYLARLGQARAESGDGEGASGLQFNMGYAANDA from the coding sequence ATGTGTGGAATCGTAGGGGTCATCGGGCGCGGGCCGGTCAACCAGCTGCTCTATGACAGCTTGCTGCTGTTGCAGCATCGCGGGCAGGATGCCGCGGGCATTGCGACGTCGCAAGGCAACCAGTTCAATATGTACAAGGCGCACGGCCTGGTGCGCGACGTATTCCGCACGCGCAACATGCGTGCCCTGCCGGGCACCTCGGGCGTCGGCCAGGTCCGCTATCCCACCGCCGGCTCCAGCGCCAGCGAGGAAGAGGCCCAGCCGTTCTACGTCAACGCCCCGTTCGGCATCATGTTCGCCCACAACGGCAACCTGACCAACTGGCGCGAGCTGCGTGAGTCGCTCTACCGCGTCGACCGCCGCCACATCAACACCAATTCCGACTCGGAAGTGCTGCTGAACGTGCTGGCCCACGAGCTGCAGTCGGCCGCCAGTGGCGTCTCGCTCGACGACGACGCCATGTTCCGCGCCGTCGCCGCCGTGCACAAGCGCGTGCGCGGCGCCTACGCCGTGGTGGCGCAGATTTCCGGTTACGGCCTGCTGGCGTTCCGCGATCCCAACGGCATCCGTCCGCTGTGCATCGGCCGCCAGGAAACCGACGAAGGCGTCGAGTGGATGGTGGCCTCGGAATCCGTGGCCCTGGAAGGCAGCGGCTTCGCTTTCGTGCGCGACGTCGAGCCGGGCGAAGCGGTGTTCGTCGACCTGGACGGCCGTTTCGTCAGCCGCCAATGCGCCGACAATCCGCAGCTGGTGCCCTGCATTTTCGAATACGTCTACTTCGCCCGTCCCGATTCGCTGATCGACGGCGTGTCGGTGTACGACGCCCGCCTGCGCATGGGTGAATACCTGGCCGACAAGGTCGCGCGCAACATGCGCCTGGGCGACATCGACGTGGTCATGCCGATCCCCGATTCGTCGCGTCCGGCCGCCATGCAGCTGGCCGCCCGCCTGAACCTGGACTACCGCGAAGGCCTGATCAAGAACCGCTACGTCGGCCGCACCTTCATCATGCCCGGCCAGGCCGTGCGCCGTAAATCGGTGCGCCAGAAGCTCAACGCCATCGGCATGGAGTTCAAGGGCAAGAACGTGCTGCTGGTCGATGACTCCATCGTGCGCGGCACCACCAGCCGCGAGATCGTCGACATGGCGCGCGCCGCCGGCGCCAACAAGGTGTACTTCGCCTCGGCCGCGCCTCCGGTGCGCTTCCCCAACGTCTACGGCATCGACATGCCGACGCAGAGCGAACTGATCGCCACCGGCCGCAGCGACGAGGAAATCGCCCGCGCGATCGGCGCCGACAGCCTGATCTACCAGGACCTGCACGACATGCAGCAGGCCGTGCGCGACATCAATCCCAAGCTGTCGCGCTTCGAGGCCTCGTGCTTCGACGGCGAATACGTCACCGGCGACATCACCGCCGAATACCTGGCCCGCCTGGGCCAGGCGCGCGCGGAATCCGGCGACGGCGAAGGCGCCAGCGGCCTGCAGTTCAACATGGGCTACGCGGCCAACGACGCCTGA
- a CDS encoding CvpA family protein — protein MTGFDFVVLAILVVSGVLGLVRGLLKEVLSLVAYLLAFVAAIWWGPTVYTWLEPYIETTLLRMGVSYAVVFIIVLLGVGLVNMTLAALIRSTGLSPADHGLGGMFGLARGLLIVLALVAAAGYTPLPQEPWWKDAMFSHSAIEAIKHIKTWLPPSLATWLPY, from the coding sequence GTGACCGGCTTCGACTTCGTCGTGCTGGCCATCCTGGTGGTATCGGGTGTGCTGGGCCTGGTGCGCGGCCTGCTCAAGGAAGTGCTGTCGCTGGTTGCGTATCTGCTGGCCTTCGTGGCCGCGATCTGGTGGGGCCCCACGGTCTATACCTGGCTGGAGCCCTATATCGAGACGACGCTGCTGCGCATGGGAGTTTCGTACGCGGTGGTTTTCATTATCGTGCTGCTCGGCGTGGGGTTGGTCAACATGACGCTTGCCGCCTTGATCCGCAGCACCGGGCTGAGCCCGGCCGATCACGGCCTGGGCGGCATGTTCGGGCTGGCCCGGGGTCTGCTCATCGTGCTGGCGCTGGTCGCCGCCGCGGGCTACACGCCGCTGCCACAGGAGCCGTGGTGGAAGGACGCCATGTTTTCGCATTCGGCCATCGAGGCCATCAAACATATCAAGACGTGGCTGCCGCCGTCCCTGGCGACGTGGCTGCCGTATTGA
- a CDS encoding SPOR domain-containing protein — protein MGFFKRKDPADQAQPSKRAAVPSEVQAAELRGRARRRLAGAIALVLAAVIILPMVLDSQPTPVADNIPIKVPERNTPFQPQVSEPQANAPAVPAQGATPGEPSTIPTPPPVTSGPQASAPQAATPSTTTPPVTTPSATTPPAVTPPATVTPPRTPPPKPEPKPEPKPATPKPETRSDDGARALALLEGRSAPAATPAPKPQAAKGNFVLQIAAYTTSEDAQSRRDKLHQAGVTNAFVEQASIGGKQQYRLRVGPFPSREAAQAAQARLRTLGYDNGFIAAQ, from the coding sequence ATGGGTTTTTTCAAACGCAAGGATCCTGCCGACCAGGCGCAACCCTCCAAGCGAGCGGCCGTGCCGAGCGAGGTTCAGGCGGCTGAGTTGCGCGGGCGCGCCCGGCGCAGGCTCGCAGGCGCCATCGCGCTGGTGCTGGCGGCCGTCATCATCCTGCCGATGGTGCTGGATTCCCAGCCGACGCCCGTGGCCGACAATATTCCCATCAAGGTGCCGGAACGCAATACGCCGTTCCAGCCGCAGGTGAGCGAGCCGCAGGCCAACGCGCCCGCCGTGCCGGCGCAGGGCGCCACGCCCGGCGAACCCTCCACGATCCCGACGCCGCCGCCGGTGACGTCCGGACCGCAGGCCAGCGCGCCGCAGGCCGCGACGCCGTCCACCACCACGCCGCCGGTCACCACGCCGTCCGCCACGACCCCGCCCGCGGTCACGCCGCCCGCGACCGTGACGCCGCCGCGCACCCCGCCGCCCAAGCCGGAACCCAAGCCCGAGCCGAAGCCGGCCACGCCCAAGCCCGAGACCCGTTCGGACGACGGCGCCCGCGCCCTGGCGTTGCTCGAAGGCCGTTCCGCGCCCGCCGCGACGCCGGCGCCCAAGCCGCAGGCCGCCAAGGGCAATTTCGTGCTGCAGATCGCCGCCTACACGACGTCCGAAGACGCGCAGTCGCGGCGCGACAAGCTGCACCAGGCCGGCGTCACCAATGCATTCGTCGAGCAGGCTTCCATCGGAGGCAAGCAGCAGTACCGTCTGCGGGTGGGGCCGTTCCCCTCGCGCGAGGCGGCGCAGGCGGCCCAGGCGCGGTTGCGCACCCTGGGTTATGACAACGGTTTCATCGCCGCCCAGTAG
- a CDS encoding acyl-CoA dehydrogenase family protein, translating into MDFAFTPDQLALRDAVSRICARYPDEYWLERDREGGFPEPLHADLARDGWLGIAMPPEHGGAGLGMTEAALMMQTIAASGAGFTGASAVHMNIFGLNPVVVFGNDEQRARWLPPLIAGQQKACFAVTEPDAGLDTTKLGTRAVRQGDEYVVHGRKIWISTAQVADKMLLLARTTPLSEVAKPTQGLSLFYTDLDRDKVEVREIEKMGRKAVDSNMLFIDGLRIPLADRIGEEGRGFEYILHGLNPERILIAAEAVGIGRAALERAVRYAGERHVFGRPIGQNQGIQHPLAQAWMQLEAADLMVFKAASLYDAGEPCGPSANAAKYLAAEAGYNACQTAVMTLGGMGYAKEYHVERLLRESFIPRIAPVSPQLIMCFIAEKVLGLPKSY; encoded by the coding sequence ATGGACTTTGCATTCACCCCCGATCAACTGGCGTTGCGCGACGCCGTGTCCCGCATCTGCGCGCGCTATCCCGACGAGTACTGGCTGGAACGCGACCGTGAAGGCGGCTTCCCCGAGCCGCTGCACGCCGACCTGGCGCGCGACGGCTGGCTCGGCATCGCCATGCCGCCGGAACATGGCGGCGCCGGCCTGGGCATGACCGAGGCCGCCCTGATGATGCAGACCATCGCCGCCTCGGGCGCCGGCTTCACCGGCGCGTCGGCCGTGCACATGAACATCTTCGGCCTCAATCCCGTCGTGGTGTTCGGCAACGACGAACAGCGCGCCCGCTGGCTGCCGCCGCTGATCGCCGGCCAGCAGAAGGCCTGCTTCGCCGTCACCGAGCCCGACGCCGGCCTGGACACCACCAAGCTCGGCACCCGCGCCGTGCGCCAGGGCGACGAATACGTGGTGCATGGCCGCAAGATCTGGATCTCGACCGCCCAGGTGGCCGACAAGATGCTGCTGCTGGCGCGCACCACGCCGCTGTCCGAAGTGGCCAAGCCGACGCAGGGCCTGTCACTGTTCTACACCGACCTGGACCGCGACAAGGTCGAGGTGCGAGAAATCGAGAAGATGGGCCGCAAGGCGGTGGACTCGAACATGCTGTTCATCGACGGCCTGCGGATCCCGCTGGCGGACCGGATCGGCGAGGAAGGCCGCGGCTTCGAGTACATCCTGCATGGCCTGAACCCGGAACGCATCCTGATCGCGGCCGAGGCGGTCGGCATCGGCCGCGCCGCCCTGGAGCGGGCGGTGCGCTACGCCGGCGAGCGCCATGTGTTCGGCCGGCCGATCGGCCAGAACCAGGGCATCCAGCACCCGCTGGCGCAGGCCTGGATGCAGCTGGAGGCGGCCGACCTGATGGTGTTCAAGGCCGCCAGCCTGTACGACGCCGGCGAGCCCTGCGGCCCCAGCGCCAACGCCGCCAAGTACCTGGCGGCCGAGGCCGGCTACAACGCCTGCCAGACCGCGGTGATGACGCTGGGTGGCATGGGCTACGCCAAGGAATACCACGTGGAGCGGCTGCTGCGCGAGAGCTTCATCCCGCGCATCGCGCCGGTCAGCCCGCAGTTGATCATGTGCTTCATCGCGGAAAAGGTGCTGGGCCTGCCCAAGTCGTATTGA
- a CDS encoding cupin domain-containing protein: MTQRKTPAWLVREADVPGYHPANHTGTLNRRLIGPDTVGSRGVEVLLGVIDKGQGALPHAHPGIEQVCYLLSGSARAQVQDEWADMVPGDCCYFPPDIPHVFTVTSDEPARLLVIYTPPYEESPDRVIRGFPASTAGA; this comes from the coding sequence ATGACGCAGCGCAAGACCCCGGCCTGGCTGGTCCGGGAGGCCGACGTGCCCGGCTACCACCCGGCCAACCATACCGGCACCCTCAACCGCCGCCTGATCGGCCCCGACACGGTGGGCTCGCGCGGCGTGGAAGTGCTGCTGGGCGTGATCGACAAAGGCCAGGGCGCGCTGCCACACGCCCATCCGGGCATCGAGCAGGTCTGTTACCTGCTGTCGGGCAGCGCCCGCGCGCAGGTCCAGGACGAATGGGCCGACATGGTCCCGGGCGACTGCTGCTATTTCCCGCCGGACATCCCGCACGTGTTCACCGTGACCAGCGACGAGCCCGCGCGGCTGCTGGTGATCTACACGCCGCCGTATGAAGAATCGCCCGACCGCGTGATCCGCGGTTTCCCCGCATCGACCGCTGGCGCCTGA